From the genome of Gemmatimonadota bacterium, one region includes:
- a CDS encoding DUF362 domain-containing protein gives MTEKNYKVRAAHCNWRASEEEIYRTLRRITDPLHRSWERLEKANRIVIKFNMMKLHNRIIYYMGRRRELVDDMVARAVLRLLRERTRAEIIATDTNPYTREHLMGEDFNYAHILKEYDVGFVDSNAPPFKQYDVPGGGCMFDRYTLSACFEGAEVVSVAKMKNHLFMGVTLCMKNLFGLPPITLPHGRVRSYYHHFIRLSYVLPDLGLITQPCLNIVDALTGQWGREWGGQGRICNALLAGDHVTATDACGAHLMGHDPASDWPNPPFRRDRNHLLIADRRGFGTVDLREIDFHSEVSAPLAEFDSERTDSEEIVESWRRTTCEQALFYQDRRRDIVDRYRNEFIFLQDGDVVWHGADPANLGSRRQLSGNKKDQGMWLKLVDPEEIEGERFETYEACLRMTG, from the coding sequence ATGACAGAGAAGAATTACAAGGTTCGCGCAGCGCATTGCAATTGGCGGGCATCGGAGGAAGAAATATACCGGACGTTGCGCCGCATTACAGATCCATTGCATCGGTCGTGGGAAAGGCTGGAAAAAGCCAACCGGATTGTGATCAAGTTCAATATGATGAAGCTACACAATCGCATTATTTACTACATGGGACGGCGGCGCGAGTTGGTCGATGACATGGTTGCACGCGCTGTTTTGCGTTTGTTGCGAGAACGAACCCGTGCGGAAATTATTGCAACGGATACCAATCCCTATACGCGCGAACATTTGATGGGTGAGGATTTTAATTACGCGCATATTTTGAAAGAATACGATGTGGGATTTGTCGATTCAAATGCACCGCCGTTCAAACAGTATGACGTGCCGGGTGGCGGATGTATGTTTGATCGCTATACGCTCAGCGCGTGTTTTGAAGGAGCTGAGGTGGTTTCTGTGGCCAAGATGAAAAATCATCTGTTTATGGGGGTTACGCTTTGCATGAAAAACCTCTTTGGCCTGCCCCCAATCACGCTGCCACACGGCCGCGTGAGATCCTATTATCACCACTTTATCCGCCTGTCTTATGTGTTGCCCGATTTGGGATTGATCACCCAACCTTGTCTGAATATTGTGGATGCACTAACCGGACAATGGGGTAGAGAATGGGGCGGACAGGGGCGTATTTGCAATGCGTTATTAGCCGGTGACCATGTAACCGCAACCGATGCATGTGGTGCCCATTTGATGGGTCACGACCCCGCGTCCGATTGGCCCAATCCGCCGTTTCGACGCGACCGCAACCATTTGTTGATCGCAGACAGGCGCGGTTTTGGTACGGTTGATCTACGCGAGATTGATTTTCATAGCGAGGTATCTGCCCCCCTGGCCGAGTTTGATTCAGAGCGCACAGATAGCGAGGAAATTGTAGAAAGCTGGCGTCGCACCACCTGTGAGCAGGCTCTGTTTTACCAGGACCGTCGGCGGGATATCGTTGACCGGTATCGGAATGAATTTATCTTTTTACAAGATGGCGATGTGGTCTGGCACGGTGCAGATCCCGCCAATTTGGGCAGTCGCAGGCAGTTGAGCGGAAACAAAAAAGATCAGGGAATGTGGCTCAAGCTGGTCGATCCCGAAGAGATCGAGGGCGAACGCTTTGAGACTTATGAGGCGTGTTTGAGAATGACGGGGTGA
- a CDS encoding AAA family ATPase, whose protein sequence is MGLKIQNLTLKHFRAFRELHINGLGRVNLITGKNNTGKSSVLEALHIFAHGAALDVISHVLERREGNIRVEGEGRTADRERLIQISTLFYGFPEPSDFTEPIIISTKDNSCPMQLTIQVGWFSEERDSDGNLRLVPLQADSFDEPDDVAALVVETQNKKKRILALERLERYSYLSRISAPGSETQIPCIFVSPYDDRTTILAPLWDKVSLTKFENHVVEALQIIEPRISAVNMIYDENSNIGRKAIVRIENIDRPIPLRLLGDGVNRLLDIALSLVNARGGILLIDEFENGLHHTVQFDAWKTIFLLARELDIQVFATSHSWDAVEAFQQAAAETPEDGALVRLTRRGEEIIPTVFSEDELAIVTRNRIEVR, encoded by the coding sequence ATGGGCCTCAAGATTCAAAACCTTACATTAAAACATTTTCGCGCATTCCGCGAATTGCATATCAATGGCTTGGGCCGCGTGAACCTCATCACTGGAAAAAACAATACCGGAAAGTCGTCAGTGCTCGAAGCATTACACATTTTCGCGCATGGCGCAGCACTTGACGTAATTAGCCACGTACTTGAACGGCGCGAAGGAAACATTAGAGTAGAAGGGGAAGGGCGTACTGCTGATAGGGAGCGCCTAATTCAAATTTCCACTCTATTCTATGGGTTCCCCGAACCTTCAGATTTCACTGAGCCGATCATTATTTCCACCAAAGACAATTCATGCCCCATGCAGTTGACAATACAAGTAGGCTGGTTTTCGGAGGAACGTGACTCTGACGGCAACTTGCGGTTGGTTCCTTTGCAAGCAGACTCCTTTGATGAGCCTGATGATGTAGCAGCATTGGTAGTTGAGACACAAAATAAAAAAAAGCGAATCCTTGCACTGGAAAGGCTTGAGCGGTACTCTTACCTGAGCAGAATTTCCGCACCTGGTTCTGAAACTCAAATACCCTGCATCTTTGTCAGTCCTTATGATGATCGTACAACGATATTAGCTCCCTTATGGGACAAGGTCTCGCTAACGAAATTTGAGAATCATGTCGTTGAGGCTTTGCAAATCATCGAACCACGCATATCTGCTGTCAATATGATATATGATGAAAACAGTAACATAGGACGCAAAGCGATTGTCCGGATAGAGAATATTGATCGACCTATACCACTACGGTTATTGGGCGACGGCGTGAATCGCCTCCTCGACATAGCTCTCTCGCTCGTCAACGCTCGCGGGGGGATCTTGTTGATAGATGAATTTGAAAACGGCTTGCATCACACAGTCCAGTTTGATGCCTGGAAGACTATATTCCTATTGGCGAGAGAACTTGACATACAGGTCTTCGCTACTTCACATAGTTGGGATGCGGTGGAGGCATTTCAGCAGGCTGCGGCTGAAACACCTGAAGATGGGGCTCTCGTGCGTCTGACCCGGAGAGGTGAAGAGATCATTCCCACCGTATTCTCGGAAGATGAACTGGCTATAGTGACTCGTAATAGAATCGAGGTGCGCTGA
- a CDS encoding NAD(P)H-dependent oxidoreductase, with the protein MHVYIVFAHPSRRSFTGDVLAEFCRGLEDGGHSYQIGDLYEMDFMTDMSLDEYNREMNVYGNRPDLPVPPDVQAEHAKIEKADGLVFIFPNWWSDGPAKLKGWFDRVCVCGYTYVYENEEYAISGLDIDRALVLCTAGHTLEHLEETGILESLQRIYLNDRLRPETGVARTDIVVLGGMAESRESLRLRNLAQAYQLGKEFC; encoded by the coding sequence ATGCATGTTTATATCGTATTTGCTCATCCGAGTAGGCGATCTTTTACGGGTGATGTGCTGGCAGAATTTTGTCGTGGGTTGGAGGATGGGGGCCACTCATATCAGATAGGCGATTTGTACGAAATGGATTTCATGACCGATATGAGTTTGGATGAATACAACCGGGAGATGAATGTTTATGGCAATCGTCCAGACTTACCTGTTCCCCCTGATGTGCAGGCTGAACACGCAAAGATCGAAAAGGCCGACGGTCTGGTGTTCATCTTTCCAAATTGGTGGAGTGATGGTCCGGCAAAATTGAAGGGATGGTTTGATCGGGTCTGTGTATGTGGATATACGTATGTGTATGAGAACGAGGAATATGCGATATCTGGACTCGATATTGATAGGGCGTTGGTCTTGTGTACTGCAGGTCACACACTTGAGCATCTCGAAGAAACCGGCATTTTAGAGAGCCTGCAGCGGATATATCTCAATGATCGCCTTCGCCCTGAAACAGGCGTGGCACGGACGGATATAGTTGTGTTGGGAGGGATGGCAGAAAGTAGAGAAAGTCTGAGGCTCAGAAATCTCGCACAGGCTTATCAGTTGGGTAAGGAGTTTTGTTGA
- a CDS encoding translocation/assembly module TamB, with translation MNRRTKSIIWILVGAGIVLAVGAILVAGGYANGILRGLAQRAWQGDDVCLIGEVQGNPLGDCRIVDIQVGDWVQVDTLDVEYSFWGLLTGKAVFHQLRLSEIEVRIDASDEETETPRWDVPLPLDLGIESLEIANANVVVGDTQVRDISLKGAIFAGESKCRLILERFRSVQFDPPLEVTNLSGIAILQADHLQLNDVALHTHGSRILLRGSVQQLDNPEVDLVVEADSLWLADLRNLVDLPTRAMQMRGNVKGNLQSLVTELVVKDEEVSIAFNGVMGIAPFEVRGDAIFKIETNDLISLGYTEFDTDLPRISTSLDGMITFAVDSSGVENAVAGGVFRRVQFGDARFDSVRFAVNLANDLVRTQVTANGPSGNIVGNGEARLTTWNGKWEMRFRDLYAEHLPGVPKKVGRVTGRIDGARYVDQQLFIDHFETQLQNWGTRVNGNGQLHFEGEKPAIAGNVQAEVALPHLTGTNRWGTSLTLAGNVDGITGDDLTVELRGNITGNAAADSLHISALVNSEGRSDIRANLSGTGGVFSSQGHIDRHSEGQWLMDVRDLEAIGEVVGVDLSGTLVLSGTWSGTLDTPGFSAQGGADSLVVAGIPIQNLTIETQWARPDSGAINLQVDRLTWGERSLQEVFFEAVYAHGETSFLLGNGAQVDDRVFFQGRAGQKEDHFQVAMDSLYIKVDQVVLHNEGPVRFAYSPSRGVHIGHLVLSGPAGRLIARDQQGFQATVEVLLKDLDLRPWAFLAGASGMGGILNGEVLFAGTLTDPLIFIHFALAKGKISGVGFDSAAGEMSLGNDRIHFEVKVAPHGDEMLALFGSFPIAGTGDMHLRARSEGIGLKTRPNLSDEKTELVGIKRSDRLTFGTVSNAFFGADEGISGMLSFDLEARGRFEQPDIRGEIEIRDGVFHLPDLHRSHKPVSGRAVIGDGKIQIDSLSIGTSANLSGDIMLEGFLPSRWDLSAQFRDFEPVALPELQLVTDGQLQIAGTLQGIKVVGKLAMKQAEIRLAELLGVPSLATKQAEIRLTELFEEPSPEMPTFLRDPEIHLQVSADRQVWLRDPTFEVEIGGDLDVIKNREDSRIYGTMSSRQGNYIWQNRRLRITRGEIQFQGRPDWNPDLDIRAETRVRAVTAVGEKPGPVDIIVTVAGTLTYPQISFDIDSDQPLGEDVGNIASLLLTGRPAGHFPFSRDHTLDLVAGVVANRLGRHIGQKLRLDLVEIDSGEGRLLPRIRLGKYIGDRLFISYAQDFSSTAYEAAMEFEIFPEVILEASQIEEVNRRRRGSVGLFWKKEW, from the coding sequence ATGAACAGGCGAACAAAATCAATAATCTGGATACTGGTCGGCGCAGGCATTGTGCTGGCGGTAGGAGCAATACTGGTCGCGGGTGGCTATGCCAATGGTATTTTGCGCGGGTTGGCGCAACGCGCCTGGCAAGGGGATGATGTCTGTCTGATTGGCGAGGTTCAGGGCAATCCGCTGGGAGATTGTCGCATCGTGGATATACAGGTCGGAGATTGGGTGCAGGTGGATACGCTTGATGTAGAGTACAGTTTTTGGGGTCTGCTAACAGGGAAGGCTGTGTTTCATCAACTGAGGTTGTCGGAGATTGAGGTGAGGATCGATGCTTCTGACGAAGAGACCGAGACGCCGAGGTGGGATGTTCCGCTACCCCTGGATTTAGGTATCGAATCGCTGGAGATTGCGAATGCCAATGTTGTAGTTGGAGACACACAGGTGCGCGATATCTCGCTAAAGGGCGCTATTTTCGCGGGAGAATCTAAGTGCCGTTTGATCCTGGAGCGTTTTCGCTCGGTGCAATTCGATCCGCCACTGGAGGTGACCAATCTGTCTGGTATTGCCATTTTACAGGCCGATCACTTGCAATTAAACGATGTGGCGTTGCACACCCACGGCTCTCGCATTTTGCTGCGTGGATCGGTGCAACAATTGGATAATCCCGAGGTAGATCTCGTTGTGGAAGCCGATTCTCTATGGCTGGCAGATCTCAGAAATCTGGTCGATCTACCCACACGCGCTATGCAGATGCGTGGAAACGTGAAGGGCAACTTGCAATCCCTTGTTACAGAATTGGTTGTGAAAGATGAAGAAGTTTCAATTGCGTTTAATGGCGTCATGGGGATTGCGCCGTTTGAAGTGCGCGGAGACGCTATTTTTAAGATCGAGACCAATGACCTCATTTCGTTGGGATATACAGAATTTGATACTGATTTACCCCGTATCAGTACAAGTCTGGATGGGATGATCACTTTCGCGGTGGATTCCTCTGGCGTAGAAAATGCCGTTGCTGGGGGTGTTTTTCGACGCGTGCAGTTTGGGGATGCGCGATTCGATTCCGTGCGTTTTGCCGTCAATTTGGCAAATGACCTGGTGCGAACGCAGGTCACTGCTAATGGGCCAAGTGGCAATATAGTGGGCAATGGGGAAGCGCGGTTGACCACCTGGAATGGGAAATGGGAAATGCGATTCCGCGATCTATATGCTGAACATTTACCCGGTGTGCCCAAAAAAGTCGGGCGCGTGACGGGGCGTATTGATGGTGCGAGATATGTAGATCAACAGCTTTTTATCGATCATTTTGAGACACAATTGCAGAATTGGGGAACGCGCGTCAATGGAAATGGGCAGTTGCATTTTGAAGGAGAAAAGCCAGCTATTGCGGGGAATGTTCAGGCGGAGGTGGCGTTGCCACATTTAACGGGTACAAACAGATGGGGTACATCGCTGACGCTTGCTGGAAATGTGGATGGCATCACAGGAGACGATTTGACGGTTGAATTGAGGGGGAATATCACGGGCAATGCAGCAGCTGATAGTTTGCACATTTCTGCATTGGTCAATTCTGAGGGACGATCTGATATTCGCGCGAATCTGTCGGGGACGGGTGGGGTGTTTTCCTCTCAGGGGCATATTGATCGGCATTCCGAGGGCCAATGGCTGATGGATGTACGGGATTTAGAGGCGATAGGTGAGGTGGTGGGTGTGGATTTATCGGGGACGTTGGTCCTATCGGGCACATGGTCGGGAACGTTGGATACACCCGGTTTTTCTGCACAAGGTGGCGCAGATAGCCTCGTCGTAGCGGGCATTCCAATACAAAACCTTACGATAGAGACGCAGTGGGCGCGGCCTGATTCGGGTGCTATTAACCTCCAAGTGGATCGTTTGACCTGGGGTGAACGTTCATTGCAAGAGGTGTTTTTCGAGGCGGTGTACGCACATGGCGAAACATCATTTTTGTTGGGTAACGGCGCGCAAGTAGATGACCGGGTCTTTTTTCAGGGGCGCGCAGGGCAAAAAGAAGATCATTTCCAGGTGGCAATGGATTCGCTGTACATTAAGGTCGATCAGGTCGTGCTGCACAACGAAGGGCCTGTTCGATTTGCGTATTCGCCATCTCGGGGCGTTCACATCGGGCATCTGGTGCTTTCTGGCCCAGCGGGGCGTCTGATTGCGCGGGATCAACAGGGTTTTCAGGCGACTGTAGAGGTATTGTTAAAAGATCTGGATTTGCGCCCCTGGGCATTTCTGGCGGGTGCTTCAGGTATGGGGGGTATTCTCAATGGTGAAGTGCTTTTTGCTGGCACATTGACTGATCCCCTTATTTTTATTCATTTCGCTCTTGCAAAGGGCAAAATATCGGGTGTGGGATTTGATAGTGCCGCAGGAGAGATGTCCCTGGGCAATGACAGGATACACTTTGAAGTGAAAGTCGCACCTCATGGAGATGAGATGCTGGCACTGTTTGGCAGTTTTCCCATTGCAGGTACAGGTGATATGCACCTGCGCGCTCGATCTGAGGGGATCGGGTTGAAGACGCGCCCGAACCTATCGGATGAAAAAACAGAATTGGTCGGAATAAAACGATCCGATAGATTGACATTTGGCACAGTCTCAAACGCGTTTTTTGGTGCCGATGAGGGAATTTCAGGGATGTTATCGTTCGATCTGGAGGCGCGCGGTCGTTTTGAGCAACCGGACATTCGGGGAGAGATCGAAATTCGAGATGGGGTATTCCACCTGCCCGATCTGCATCGCTCTCACAAACCTGTTTCGGGACGTGCTGTGATTGGCGACGGAAAAATTCAGATTGACAGTCTTTCGATTGGGACTTCGGCGAATCTTTCAGGTGACATAATGCTTGAGGGTTTTTTGCCGAGCAGATGGGATTTGTCTGCACAATTCCGCGATTTTGAACCGGTTGCCCTGCCCGAATTACAACTTGTGACAGATGGTCAATTGCAGATCGCTGGAACGCTTCAGGGCATCAAAGTTGTGGGCAAATTGGCGATGAAACAGGCAGAGATTCGCCTGGCGGAATTGCTCGGAGTACCGAGCCTGGCGACGAAACAGGCGGAGATTCGCTTGACGGAATTGTTTGAAGAACCGAGCCCGGAAATGCCGACATTTCTGAGGGATCCGGAAATACACCTGCAAGTGTCTGCCGACAGACAGGTGTGGTTGCGCGACCCGACCTTTGAGGTGGAAATTGGGGGCGATCTGGATGTGATAAAAAATCGCGAAGATTCGCGTATTTATGGCACGATGTCAAGCCGCCAGGGCAATTACATCTGGCAAAACCGCCGCTTGCGTATTACACGAGGTGAAATTCAATTTCAGGGCAGACCTGACTGGAATCCCGATCTGGATATTCGCGCCGAGACACGCGTGCGCGCTGTGACTGCAGTAGGCGAGAAGCCAGGACCTGTCGATATTATTGTCACAGTGGCGGGGACATTGACGTATCCTCAGATTTCGTTTGACATTGACAGCGATCAGCCACTTGGAGAGGATGTGGGGAATATTGCATCTCTACTGTTGACAGGCAGACCGGCTGGTCATTTTCCGTTTTCCCGCGATCATACGCTGGATCTGGTTGCGGGGGTTGTTGCAAATCGCCTGGGGCGGCACATTGGGCAAAAATTGCGTCTGGATCTGGTGGAGATCGATAGTGGCGAGGGCCGCCTTCTCCCCAGGATTAGATTGGGCAAGTATATTGGGGACAGGTTGTTTATAAGTTATGCACAGGATTTTTCGAGCACGGCTTATGAAGCGGCGATGGAGTTTGAGATCTTCCCAGAAGTGATATTGGAAGCGAGTCAGATAGAAGAGGTGAATCGACGCAGGCGAGGATCGGTAGGGTTATTCTGGAAGAAGGAGTGGTGA
- a CDS encoding type II toxin-antitoxin system RelE/ParE family toxin codes for MIRTFKDKEAEKIFKGRFSKKLPQNIHHIAERKLILLHQSTNLNDLRVPPSNRLEALKGNRRGQHSIRINDQWRICFEWNEDGVYAVEIVDYH; via the coding sequence ATGATCAGGACATTTAAGGATAAAGAGGCTGAAAAAATATTTAAGGGTCGTTTTTCCAAAAAATTGCCACAGAATATTCACCACATTGCTGAACGCAAATTGATTTTACTTCACCAATCGACAAATTTAAACGATTTGCGTGTACCACCATCTAATCGTTTAGAGGCTTTGAAAGGCAATCGAAGAGGACAGCACAGTATTCGCATAAATGATCAGTGGCGAATTTGTTTTGAATGGAATGAGGATGGTGTTTATGCTGTTGAAATCGTCGATTATCATTGA
- the pyk gene encoding pyruvate kinase: MRRAKIVSTLGPASSSERVIEQLIGAGVDVFRLNFSHGTRDEHAENVGRIRQIADNMQRSIAILQDLQGPKMRVGKLAEDPIELKEGNRLTVTTREVPGDAECVSTTYTRLPRDVKPADRILLDDGHIELLVREVYGSDVVCEVVVGGLLKSNKGINLPGVQVSAPSLTTKDREDLDLGIELGVDYIALSFVREPDDVREVQHIIERAEKEIPVIAKLERAEAVDHLEDILDVADGVMVARGDLGVELSPEDVPVIQKRVISAANRAGVFVITATQMLESMTGHPRPTRAEASDVANAIFDGTDAVMLSGETAIGKYPVQTVQMMARIIEKAEASVELAPPILNLDSSLSFPDAIGQAAAAVSTAVSPKAIVAFTQSGSTARLISKRRPRTLIIAFTPSARICRRLCLCWGVEPRQITLIDDTDRMVAEVEARLLSEGNVRFGDTLVILAGAPITARAETNLLKLHRVGEI; encoded by the coding sequence ATGCGCAGAGCGAAAATTGTGAGTACACTGGGTCCTGCGAGTTCATCGGAGCGCGTGATAGAGCAACTGATTGGGGCGGGGGTGGATGTTTTTCGGCTCAATTTTTCACACGGGACGCGGGATGAACACGCGGAGAATGTTGGGCGCATTCGGCAGATAGCGGATAACATGCAGCGCAGTATCGCCATTTTGCAGGATTTGCAGGGTCCAAAAATGCGGGTGGGAAAACTCGCAGAGGATCCGATTGAACTGAAGGAAGGCAACAGGCTGACGGTGACGACCCGCGAAGTTCCGGGCGATGCCGAGTGTGTATCGACAACTTATACGAGATTGCCCCGAGATGTGAAGCCAGCGGATCGCATTTTGCTCGACGACGGGCACATTGAGTTGCTGGTGCGCGAGGTCTATGGCTCGGATGTCGTGTGTGAGGTTGTGGTGGGCGGGCTGTTAAAATCCAATAAGGGCATCAACTTGCCCGGGGTACAGGTCAGCGCGCCTTCTCTGACGACCAAAGATCGAGAGGACCTGGACCTGGGTATCGAATTGGGTGTGGATTATATTGCTCTGTCTTTTGTGCGGGAACCCGACGATGTGCGAGAGGTTCAACATATTATTGAACGGGCAGAGAAGGAGATCCCCGTTATTGCAAAGCTGGAACGCGCCGAAGCTGTCGATCACCTCGAAGATATTCTCGATGTCGCCGATGGCGTGATGGTTGCGCGGGGCGATCTGGGCGTAGAATTATCACCTGAAGATGTGCCAGTGATCCAGAAGCGCGTGATTTCGGCGGCCAACCGCGCAGGGGTATTCGTGATTACGGCCACGCAGATGCTGGAGTCGATGACCGGCCACCCACGGCCCACGCGCGCCGAAGCGTCAGATGTGGCCAATGCGATTTTTGACGGCACCGATGCGGTGATGCTATCTGGGGAGACCGCGATTGGCAAATATCCCGTTCAAACCGTGCAAATGATGGCGCGGATTATTGAAAAGGCCGAAGCGAGTGTGGAACTGGCTCCACCAATTTTGAATCTGGATTCATCGCTCTCTTTTCCCGATGCGATTGGACAAGCTGCCGCTGCGGTATCGACAGCGGTATCTCCCAAAGCCATTGTCGCATTTACCCAATCGGGATCCACAGCGCGTCTGATTTCAAAGCGCAGACCGCGCACGCTGATTATTGCATTTACGCCCAGCGCGCGGATATGTCGGCGGTTGTGCTTGTGCTGGGGCGTTGAACCCCGTCAAATTACGCTGATTGACGATACGGATCGCATGGTTGCCGAAGTTGAAGCGCGTTTGCTCTCTGAGGGCAATGTGCGTTTTGGAGATACGCTGGTGATCCTGGCCGGTGCGCCCATCACGGCGCGGGCAGAGACCAATTTGCTAAAATTGCATCGGGTTGGAGAAATATAG
- a CDS encoding BamA/TamA family outer membrane protein: MFDIKRFLLLISMTYCGRMDYNDLLKVLKMRACFILAALMVVVPAHGETPSDDPIVRWLYISGHRTIWGGELKALMITHASPWYDFLPWVQARRYDPLTLASDLKKLRAYYRDLGYLAVAVHLTVEQLSADEIGLGVHITEGPLTRISKTSVIGNEDSENAFGQLEGKPLSRDIVDRSVSRVVSGLRNKGYAFVRAEVETTIVAQQAELVLKLTSGPVCSLGTVHISGNKAVSENTISRGLTFQSGELFNEEALQKSQHLLYRAGVFRSVALALKDSSENRVDVDVRVSERPFQALRLGAGYDTDEDLWVSGAWTHRNFGGGARQLKLSGRISGNNRETVLGLRQPYFISSNNWLNISGFVQRERQAAFVQDELGGNLSLERNITTTADLIAQFSGGVVDFSADSAFAEMEVGLLMDTRDDIFDPQSGMLAQFTVRERGRFFRSDSEFLQATAEGRWFRRIPLRSVLALRVQGGIIFELGKAGGVPNVERFFAGGLNSVRGWGLNELGPKDHGGNPTGGLSRVEMSMEIRTQIFFSLGTAIFVDVGNVDAKSGAFNPGSLKYAVGAGLRYLSPVGPVRFDLGYRISDDSTVTKRIQYHISLGQAF, encoded by the coding sequence ATGTTTGATATTAAGCGTTTTTTACTCCTAATTTCCATGACTTATTGTGGCAGAATGGATTACAATGATTTATTAAAGGTCCTCAAAATGAGGGCCTGTTTTATACTGGCCGCTCTAATGGTCGTTGTGCCAGCTCATGGGGAAACGCCATCTGATGATCCCATTGTGAGATGGCTCTACATTTCGGGTCATCGGACGATTTGGGGGGGGGAACTGAAAGCGCTAATGATCACGCACGCTTCGCCATGGTACGATTTTCTACCCTGGGTCCAGGCGCGTAGATACGATCCTTTGACCCTTGCATCTGATCTGAAAAAATTGCGAGCATATTACCGCGATTTGGGATATTTAGCTGTTGCAGTACATTTGACCGTTGAGCAACTTAGCGCAGATGAGATTGGACTGGGGGTACACATTACAGAGGGACCTTTGACACGGATTTCCAAGACGTCGGTAATTGGCAATGAAGATAGTGAGAATGCTTTTGGACAGCTCGAAGGTAAGCCACTATCGCGCGACATCGTAGATAGGAGCGTATCGCGGGTTGTAAGCGGGTTGCGGAATAAGGGCTATGCGTTTGTGCGAGCCGAAGTCGAGACGACGATTGTGGCGCAACAAGCCGAACTCGTTCTAAAACTCACATCTGGTCCCGTATGCTCTCTGGGTACTGTTCACATATCGGGCAACAAAGCCGTGTCTGAGAACACCATTTCACGCGGATTGACATTTCAATCGGGCGAGCTATTCAACGAAGAGGCGTTGCAGAAGAGCCAGCATCTGCTCTACCGCGCAGGGGTGTTCCGGTCTGTAGCTCTGGCCTTAAAGGATAGCTCTGAAAATCGGGTAGATGTAGATGTGCGCGTGTCTGAGCGACCTTTTCAAGCGTTGCGCCTGGGGGCGGGATATGATACGGATGAAGACTTGTGGGTATCGGGGGCGTGGACCCATCGCAATTTTGGTGGGGGTGCTCGTCAGCTCAAACTCTCTGGGCGGATTTCCGGGAACAATAGGGAAACAGTGCTGGGCCTGCGGCAGCCGTATTTTATCAGCAGCAACAATTGGTTGAATATCAGCGGGTTTGTGCAGCGCGAACGGCAGGCAGCGTTTGTGCAGGATGAGTTGGGGGGAAATCTATCTCTTGAACGAAATATTACAACGACAGCGGATTTGATCGCTCAGTTCAGCGGTGGTGTGGTTGATTTTTCGGCCGATAGTGCGTTTGCCGAGATGGAGGTCGGGTTGCTCATGGACACTCGCGACGATATTTTTGACCCGCAATCGGGTATGCTCGCACAGTTCACAGTGCGCGAACGCGGGCGGTTTTTCAGATCCGATAGCGAATTTTTGCAGGCAACGGCAGAGGGGCGATGGTTTCGCCGCATACCCTTGCGAAGTGTGCTGGCACTGCGCGTGCAGGGTGGCATAATTTTTGAACTGGGGAAGGCGGGAGGTGTGCCCAATGTCGAACGTTTTTTTGCGGGGGGACTCAATAGTGTGCGAGGATGGGGACTGAATGAATTGGGGCCAAAAGACCACGGGGGCAATCCAACGGGCGGTTTGAGTCGCGTAGAAATGAGCATGGAGATTAGAACGCAGATATTTTTTTCACTGGGTACAGCCATTTTTGTAGATGTGGGCAATGTCGATGCGAAATCGGGGGCGTTTAATCCCGGATCGCTTAAGTATGCCGTAGGCGCGGGGCTTCGATATTTGAGTCCGGTTGGTCCCGTGAGATTTGATTTGGGCTACCGTATATCAGATGATAGTACTGTGACGAAACGAATTCAGTATCACATTAGTTTGGGACAGGCGTTTTGA
- a CDS encoding HigA family addiction module antidote protein codes for MRDRPPIHPGEILQEEFLKPMRISCDRLARDICVPAMRINQIIREEKGISADIALRLARYFGMSVEFWTGIQTHYEIEKAKMTLADRIEKEVKVFAPV; via the coding sequence ATGAGAGACAGACCTCCCATTCATCCGGGTGAGATTTTGCAAGAAGAATTTTTAAAGCCAATGAGAATCAGTTGTGATCGGCTTGCTCGTGATATTTGCGTTCCCGCAATGAGAATCAACCAAATTATTCGCGAAGAAAAGGGGATTAGTGCAGATATAGCACTCCGACTTGCTCGTTATTTTGGTATGTCGGTTGAATTTTGGACAGGCATTCAAACACATTATGAGATAGAAAAAGCAAAAATGACACTGGCTGACCGAATAGAAAAAGAGGTTAAGGTTTTTGCACCGGTATAG